The Salinibaculum sp. SYNS191 genome has a window encoding:
- a CDS encoding DUF5811 family protein: MYGNTPFGDEPASLELTADQRKTLRRDLSSIAARTRELLPSEFVVGSEITQGNSGPRATVAVQPPVGSVVSADYTPEGDITIEEAEREDLAMGLAASAALQMKQAMPEDPSPTAQ, translated from the coding sequence ATGTATGGAAATACGCCGTTTGGAGACGAGCCAGCGAGCCTGGAACTCACCGCGGACCAGCGGAAGACGCTCCGGCGCGACCTCTCCAGCATCGCCGCACGAACCCGCGAACTCCTGCCCAGCGAGTTCGTCGTCGGTTCGGAGATAACCCAGGGCAACAGCGGCCCACGCGCGACAGTCGCAGTTCAGCCGCCCGTCGGGTCTGTCGTCTCGGCGGACTACACCCCGGAAGGCGACATCACCATCGAGGAGGCCGAGCGCGAGGACCTGGCGATGGGGCTGGCCGCGAGCGCCGCGCTCCAGATGAAGCAGGCGATGCCCGAAGACCCTTCGCCGACCGCACAGTAA
- a CDS encoding plastocyanin/azurin family copper-binding protein, producing MHRRQVLRTAAAALAAGIAGCGGGDGGDTPTDGTTATETTTATPTGTPTVTASPTETGTPTAGATPTETPSETATETPAATPTATATGPQTQLVTVGADGLRFRPESFTIAVGDTVRWEWRGDNHNVTPNEIPSASSWQGTTADDQYVYDAGHVYEHTFEVAGEYTYYCDPHRSAGMTGSFTVTE from the coding sequence GTGCACCGAAGACAGGTCCTCAGGACGGCTGCCGCGGCGCTCGCGGCCGGCATTGCCGGATGCGGCGGCGGCGACGGCGGCGACACGCCCACTGACGGAACGACAGCGACCGAGACGACGACAGCAACGCCCACGGGCACCCCGACAGTGACGGCGTCACCGACTGAGACGGGGACGCCGACGGCCGGGGCGACGCCGACGGAGACGCCGTCCGAAACGGCCACCGAGACTCCGGCAGCGACACCAACGGCAACGGCGACGGGTCCGCAGACGCAACTGGTCACGGTCGGCGCGGACGGACTCCGCTTTCGCCCCGAGTCATTCACCATCGCCGTCGGCGACACCGTCCGCTGGGAGTGGCGCGGCGACAACCACAACGTGACGCCGAACGAGATCCCGTCGGCGTCGTCCTGGCAGGGCACCACCGCCGACGACCAGTACGTCTACGACGCGGGCCACGTCTACGAGCACACCTTCGAGGTCGCCGGCGAGTACACCTACTACTGCGACCCACACCGCAGCGCCGGCATGACCGGTTCGTTCACCGTCACGGAGTGA
- the infB gene encoding translation initiation factor IF-2 yields MSEQEQDDTAPATLRTPIVAVLGHVDHGKTSLLDKIRGSAVSEAEAGAITQHIGSTAVPLDIISTIAGDLVDPDDFDLPGLLFIDTPGHHSFSTLRSRGGALADIAVLVVDVNDGFQPQTHEAVDILKRTSTPFIVAANKIDTVPGWNPVEDRPSKVAIEAQSDRVQRDLNENLYEIIGQLSDEDFSADMYWRVQNFQKNIGVVPVSAETGEGVPDLLTVLMGLSQRYMKEQMEIDVGGPGAGTVLEVKDTQGFGTTIDAVIYDGTVREDDKIVVGGLNGSIVTEVRALLEPKPLSEIRTDKQFENVDEVTAADGVKIAAPDLDDAMAGAPIRVVRDRDEAEVIAEVEAELAEIEVSTAEEGVTVKADTLGSLEALASTLEDAEIPIMRAEVGDVAPRDVRVAETAGDPKHRAILAFNVDVLDDARRLAKQEDVELFEHDVIYRLIEGYEDHVEAIQEAQQEQVLENITRPARFEILQDHTFRQSDPAVVGVEIRGGLLRRNSRIVNFDGAEPERVGMLKTIQDEGEDVDEARTGERVAVSIDGPTVGRQIEEGDELWVEIPEKHAKILEQELTEDISADEREVLSMYLEKHRERDPFWGK; encoded by the coding sequence ATGTCCGAACAGGAACAAGACGACACGGCGCCGGCGACGCTTCGCACGCCAATCGTGGCCGTCCTCGGTCACGTCGACCACGGCAAGACCAGTCTCCTCGACAAGATTCGCGGCTCGGCAGTCAGCGAGGCCGAGGCCGGGGCCATCACCCAGCACATCGGCTCGACGGCCGTCCCGCTCGACATCATCTCTACCATCGCGGGTGACCTGGTCGACCCCGACGACTTCGACCTGCCGGGACTGCTCTTTATCGACACGCCCGGTCACCACTCCTTCTCGACGCTGCGCTCGCGCGGGGGCGCACTCGCCGACATCGCCGTCCTCGTCGTCGACGTCAACGACGGCTTCCAGCCACAGACCCACGAGGCCGTCGACATCCTCAAGCGCACGTCGACGCCGTTCATCGTCGCTGCCAACAAGATCGACACGGTCCCGGGCTGGAACCCGGTCGAGGACCGCCCGTCGAAGGTGGCCATCGAGGCCCAGTCCGACCGCGTCCAGCGCGACCTCAACGAGAACCTCTACGAAATAATCGGCCAGCTGTCGGACGAGGACTTCTCCGCGGACATGTACTGGCGCGTCCAGAACTTCCAGAAGAACATCGGCGTCGTCCCCGTCTCCGCCGAGACCGGCGAGGGCGTCCCGGACCTCCTGACCGTGCTGATGGGGCTGTCTCAGCGGTACATGAAAGAGCAGATGGAAATCGACGTCGGCGGCCCCGGTGCCGGGACGGTGCTGGAAGTGAAGGACACCCAGGGCTTCGGGACGACCATCGACGCGGTCATCTACGACGGGACGGTCCGCGAGGACGACAAGATCGTCGTCGGCGGGCTGAACGGCTCCATCGTCACCGAGGTGCGCGCACTGCTCGAACCCAAGCCCCTCTCGGAGATTCGCACCGACAAGCAGTTCGAGAATGTCGACGAGGTGACCGCGGCCGACGGCGTGAAAATCGCCGCGCCGGACCTGGACGACGCGATGGCCGGCGCACCCATCCGCGTCGTCCGCGACCGCGACGAGGCCGAGGTCATCGCGGAGGTCGAGGCCGAACTCGCCGAAATCGAGGTCTCCACCGCGGAGGAGGGTGTCACCGTCAAGGCGGACACGCTGGGCAGCCTGGAAGCGCTCGCGAGCACGCTCGAAGACGCCGAGATTCCCATCATGCGCGCCGAGGTGGGCGACGTCGCGCCGCGTGACGTCCGCGTCGCCGAGACGGCCGGCGACCCCAAACACCGCGCTATCCTCGCCTTCAACGTCGACGTGCTCGACGACGCCCGCCGCCTGGCCAAGCAGGAGGACGTCGAACTGTTCGAACACGACGTCATCTACCGGCTCATCGAGGGCTACGAGGACCACGTCGAGGCCATCCAGGAGGCCCAGCAGGAGCAGGTGCTGGAGAACATCACCCGGCCCGCCCGCTTCGAGATTCTGCAGGACCACACCTTCCGCCAGTCCGACCCTGCCGTCGTTGGCGTGGAGATTCGCGGCGGGCTCCTGCGGCGGAACTCCCGCATCGTCAACTTCGACGGCGCGGAACCCGAACGCGTCGGGATGCTCAAGACCATCCAGGACGAGGGCGAGGACGTCGACGAGGCCCGCACCGGCGAGCGCGTCGCCGTCTCCATCGACGGTCCCACAGTGGGTCGCCAGATCGAGGAGGGCGACGAACTGTGGGTCGAGATCCCCGAGAAACACGCCAAGATTCTCGAACAGGAACTCACCGAGGACATCTCCGCCGACGAGCGGGAAGTCCTCTCGATGTACCTGGAGAAACACCGCGAGCGCGACCCGTTCTGGGGCAAGTGA